In Lachnospiraceae bacterium, one DNA window encodes the following:
- a CDS encoding IS1634 family transposase → MYESHWDKEKKQPRSKSVMAFGYVHELISDEIPDPVAYYTDFVAEKNKERAAAFTEETRPRAFVAPVEYNLGQFLLYTLLEELNVKEVIDILAAQMRFQFRIYDMIAQLIFSRIIYPCSKSKTVSSVFPHLYNSSPISEDQVYDGLSFIGGSYKKYIELFNHCYEQHYQRDFSNVFFDCTNYYFEIDLPYEDKQKGPSKENRHDPIIGQALLLDADLVPVAMQMYPGNESEKPYIRKVIEEMKSHYKVSGKTVQVADKGLNCARNIYAAVKEANDGYIFSKSIHGRNLSEKEKKWLLLENEQNIWKDYRDKDGNLLYRLKSCVDSFSYQFKEIDPETGRDVVKTFSVKEKRIVSYNPALAKKQKAEIQKMADKAANYATYKAMTREDLGDSAKYLKITNKDKNGKKITPVIGIDKEKVNEDLKYAGYNLMVTSELDMEPLQIYQTYHSLWKIEESFRITKSYLDARPIYVHKKETIYGHFLICYLSLFLLRVLEIKVFKNQINSYDLIDFIRDFRVVNKGDGSYINISRNQTVNEKVKKATGLTNLDALFLTEKEINNLFQNCILLDS, encoded by the coding sequence ATGTATGAATCTCACTGGGATAAAGAAAAGAAACAGCCGCGTTCAAAAAGTGTCATGGCTTTTGGCTATGTGCACGAGCTCATCTCTGATGAGATCCCCGATCCTGTCGCTTACTACACAGACTTTGTTGCAGAAAAAAACAAAGAACGTGCCGCCGCATTCACAGAGGAAACTCGTCCCCGTGCCTTTGTTGCCCCTGTGGAATATAACCTGGGACAATTTCTTCTGTATACGCTTTTAGAAGAACTCAACGTCAAGGAAGTAATAGACATCCTGGCTGCTCAAATGCGCTTTCAGTTCCGCATATATGATATGATTGCACAGCTTATTTTTTCCAGGATCATCTATCCATGCTCAAAATCCAAAACGGTTTCTTCCGTTTTCCCTCATCTTTACAACAGTTCTCCCATCTCGGAAGATCAAGTTTACGATGGATTATCCTTTATTGGTGGATCTTATAAAAAATATATTGAACTTTTTAACCATTGCTATGAGCAGCATTATCAGAGAGATTTCAGCAATGTTTTTTTCGACTGTACGAATTACTATTTTGAGATTGACCTTCCCTATGAAGATAAACAGAAAGGGCCTTCCAAAGAAAACCGACATGACCCTATTATCGGGCAAGCACTTCTCCTGGATGCAGATCTAGTGCCGGTTGCTATGCAGATGTACCCTGGTAATGAATCTGAAAAGCCGTATATCCGAAAAGTCATCGAAGAAATGAAAAGCCACTATAAAGTTTCCGGGAAAACAGTACAGGTCGCTGATAAAGGCCTCAACTGCGCCAGAAATATTTATGCTGCCGTGAAAGAAGCCAATGATGGATATATTTTTTCCAAATCCATACACGGCAGAAATTTAAGTGAAAAAGAAAAGAAATGGCTCTTATTGGAAAATGAGCAAAATATATGGAAAGACTACAGGGATAAAGACGGGAATCTCTTATACCGCCTCAAGTCCTGCGTAGATAGCTTTTCCTATCAATTCAAGGAAATTGATCCTGAAACGGGCAGGGATGTGGTAAAAACTTTTTCAGTAAAAGAAAAAAGAATCGTATCTTATAATCCGGCACTGGCTAAAAAACAAAAGGCGGAGATCCAGAAAATGGCGGACAAAGCTGCCAACTATGCTACTTACAAAGCAATGACAAGAGAGGATCTGGGAGATTCTGCAAAATATTTAAAGATTACCAACAAAGATAAGAACGGGAAAAAGATAACTCCTGTGATAGGAATTGATAAAGAGAAGGTTAATGAGGATCTGAAGTATGCAGGATACAACCTTATGGTCACCTCAGAGTTGGATATGGAACCGCTCCAAATCTATCAGACCTACCACAGCTTATGGAAGATCGAAGAATCCTTCCGGATCACAAAGTCTTATCTGGATGCACGCCCGATTTACGTGCACAAAAAAGAAACAATCTATGGGCATTTTTTAATCTGCTACCTTAGCTTGTTTCTTTTAAGAGTGCTTGAGATTAAAGTTTTTAAAAATCAGATTAATTCTTATGATCTGATTGATTTCATACGGGACTTCCGGGTTGTCAATAAAGGAGATGGCTCTTATATTAATATTTCTCGAAACCAGACAGTAAACGAAAAAGTCAAAAAAGCTACTGGCCTGACGAATCTTGATGCTTTGTTTCTCACTGAAAAAGAAATCAACAATCTTTTTCAGAACTGTATCCTCCTGGACTCCTGA
- the rplM gene encoding 50S ribosomal protein L13 produces MKSFMASPATIERKWYVVDATGYTLGRLSSEVAKVLRGKNKPIFTPHIDCGDYVIVVNADKVKVTGKKLDQKVYYNHSDYVGGMRETTLREMMAKKPEKVVELAVKGMLPKGPLGRSMFTKLHVYAGPEHEQAAQKPEVLTF; encoded by the coding sequence ATGAAGAGTTTTATGGCTAGTCCAGCGACAATTGAGAGAAAATGGTATGTAGTTGATGCTACAGGTTATACATTAGGACGTTTATCATCTGAGGTAGCTAAAGTTTTAAGAGGAAAGAATAAGCCAATCTTTACCCCACACATCGACTGTGGTGATTATGTTATCGTAGTTAATGCTGATAAGGTAAAAGTTACCGGCAAGAAGTTAGATCAGAAAGTATATTACAACCACTCTGATTACGTAGGTGGCATGAGAGAAACCACTCTGCGTGAGATGATGGCTAAGAAGCCAGAGAAGGTTGTTGAGTTAGCAGTTAAAGGTATGCTTCCAAAGGGACCTCTGGGAAGAAGCATGTTTACAAAGCTTCATGTATATGCAGGCCCAGAGCATGAGCAGGCAGCACAGAAACCAGAAGTTTTAACATTTTAA
- the rpsI gene encoding 30S ribosomal protein S9: MASAKFYGTGRRKKSIARVYLVPGTGNITINKRDIDEYLGLETLKLIVRQPLVATETTDKFDVLVNVRGGGTTGQAGAIRHGISRALLQADADYRPVLKKAGFLTRDPRMKERKKYGLKAARRAPQFSKR, from the coding sequence ATGGCTAGCGCAAAATTTTACGGAACAGGCAGAAGAAAAAAATCTATCGCCAGAGTATATTTAGTACCAGGTACAGGTAATATCACCATCAACAAGAGAGACATCGATGAGTATCTTGGTCTTGAAACTTTAAAGCTGATCGTTCGTCAGCCATTAGTTGCAACTGAGACAACTGATAAGTTTGATGTATTAGTAAACGTTCGCGGCGGCGGCACAACAGGACAGGCTGGTGCAATCCGTCACGGTATCTCCAGAGCACTTCTTCAGGCAGACGCTGATTACAGACCAGTTCTGAAGAAAGCAGGTTTCTTAACCAGAGACCCAAGAATGAAAGAAAGAAAGAAGTACGGCCTCAAGGCTGCACGTCGCGCACCTCAGTTCAGCAAGCGATAA